From the genome of Spinacia oleracea cultivar Varoflay chromosome 2, BTI_SOV_V1, whole genome shotgun sequence, one region includes:
- the LOC110794086 gene encoding glucan endo-1,3-beta-glucosidase 4-like: MAWNLLLPLLLLLLLLLVVPNISGDDNDGEDDPGQQWCVADVQTPDNELESAINWACGQQDVKCSMIQENQPCYQPNTTKDHADFVFNSYFQNHKNKGGNCYFNGAAIITEKDPSHDNCHFEYLPSN, encoded by the exons ATGGCTTGGAACTTGTTGCTTCCTctgctcctcctcctcctcctcctccttgtCGTTCCCAACATTTCAG GAGACGATAATGATGGAGAAGACGATCCAGGACAGCAATGGTGTGTAGCAGATGTGCAGACTCCAGACAACGAACTGGAATCAGCCATAAATTGGGCGTGTGGCCAGCAAGATGTAAAGTGTAGCATGATTCAAGAGAATCAACCATGCTATCAACCTAACACCACCAAAGATCACGCTGACTTTGTGTTCAACAGTTACtttcaaaatcataaaaacaaaggTGGCAACTGCTACTTCAATGGTGCTGCCATTATCACTGAGAAAGATCCCA GTCATGATAACTGCCACTTCGAATATCTTCCTTCAAATTAA
- the LOC110794084 gene encoding phytochrome C — MSSRSTQKTSKMSSRSTQRTSSRGSSARSRHDALVMAQTPIDAKLALDFEESKRLFDYSSSVDVNLSTSTSNISPSTVSSYLQKIQRGSLVQSFGCLIAIDEQDFRVLAYSENAPDMLELTSNSVPSIKQHEALSFGTDVRTLFKESSASALQKAVHLPEVNLLNPLLVHCSNSGKPFFAILHRIDVGLVIDLEPVNVDDTDITTAGALKSYKLAANGISRLQTLPSHNIHLLCDVLVNEVKELTGYDRVMVYKFHDDEHGEVIAEYCRPESEPYLGLHYPATDIPQASRFLFLRNKVRMICDCLASPVKVIQDEKLTQPLSLGGSTLRAPHGCHAQYMANMGTSASLVMAVTINEEDDEVNDGRRGRKLWGLVVCHHTKPRFVSFPRRSACELLVQVFGIQINREVGLAAQMREKHILRIQTVLCDMLMRDSPIAIVSQSPNVMDLIKCDGAALIFNSKVWLLGNTPTEEQLKDLSQWLVDHHGSTKGFSTDSLKEAGYPSASQLGDAVCGMVAVRITSKDILFWFRSHTAKEVKWGGAKHDPVDTDDRRKMHPRSSFNAFLEVVKWRSLPWEDMEMDAIHSLQLILRGLLKDSATNDSKTITNNSKMIVNVPGVDNSLVNQLQTVTGEIIRLIETAAVPIFSVDVFGVINGWNVKMTEITGLLIEKAVGLPLIDVVADETVGKIKNLLSLAVQGIEEKDVEVRLRTFGSLGKNEKGNPVILVNACCSRDTNENVTGICFIGQDVTLQKSIMDKYTQLQGDYTGIVRNHNHLIPPIFMMDEQGLCLEWNGAMEKLSGFGKEEVIGRMLLGEVFTTESNGCQVKDHDTLIKLRILLNQIIGGQDADKVCFMFSDRHGKCIDTLLSASPRADPDGKVTGVLCFLHLPSPELQYTMHLQSISKKAAENTLHKLEYFREQIKSPIQGMLFTRNLVESFELNGGQKQLMVTRALCEDQLMKITEDTDIPSIEEGYMETKTAKFNLAEVLEAVMSQVTPFSQESQVQLMRNSPAGLSSMYLDGDNLRLQQVLSDFLAVAIRFTPACSESSVMFMVNPRRESLGKTMQLLRVEFRIIHPSPGIPEDLIKEMFHRSTGMSREGLGLYISHKLVRIMNGTLQYLRGEDHSSFVIHLEFPLVQDIGHK, encoded by the exons ATGTCTTCAAGGTCAACTCAAAAGACAAGTAAGATGTCTTCAAGGTCAACTCAAAGGACAAGTTCTAGGGGTAGTTCGGCTCGTTCAAGACATGATGCCCTGGTAATGGCTCAGACCCCCATTGATGCCAAGCTTGCCTTGGATTTTGAAGAGTCGAAGCGCCTGTTTGATTATTCATCCTCAGTTGATGTCAATCTGTCAACCTCTACTAGCAATATTTCTCCTTCAACAGTATCCTCCTATCTTCAAAAGATCCAAAGAGGGAGCCTCGTTCAGTCTTTCGGGTGTCTGATTGCCATTGACGAGCAGGACTTTCGTGTCCTTGCGTATAGTGAAAATGCCCCTGATATGTTAGAGTTGACTTCAAATTCTGTCCCTAGCATCAAACAGCACGAGGCTCTAAGTTTTGGAACCGATGTAAGAACACTTTTTAAAGAATCAAGTGCTTCTGCACTGCAAAAAGCTGTACATCTTCCTGAGGTTAATCTTCTCAATCCCTTGCTTGTTCATTGTAGCAACTCGGGCAAACCTTTTTTTGCCATTCTACATAGAATTGATGTGGGGTTGGTAATCGATTTGGAGCCAGTAAATGTTGATGATACAGACATAACCACTGCAGGAGCTTTAAAGTCTTATAAGCTTGCAGCTAACGGGATTTCTAGATTGCAAACATTACCCAGCCATAACATTCACCTTTTGTGTGATGTTTTAGTTAATGAAGTGAAGGAGTTAACGGGCTATGATCGGGTTATGGTGTATAAATTTCACGATGATGAGCATGGGGAAGTGATTGCTGAGTATTGTAGGCCTGAATCGGAACCTTATCTTGGTTTGCATTATCCAGCAACTGATATACCACAAGCTTCAAGATTTTTGTTCTTGAGAAATAAGGTGAGGATGATATGTGATTGTCTTGCTTCTCCTGTAAAGGTGATTCAAGATGAAAAACTGACTCAACCACTGAGTCTTGGTGGATCAACCTTAAGAGCTCCACATGGTTGTCATGCACAGTATATGGCAAATATGGGTACTTCTGCATCTCTTGTAATGGCCGTGACAATTAATGAGGAAGATGATGAGGTTAATGATGGAAGGAGAGGAAGGAAATTATGGGGCTTGGTTGTGTGTCATCACACAAAACCCAGATTTGTTTCATTTCCTCGAAGATCTGCATGTGAGCTTTTAGTTCAGGTATTTGGCATACAGATAAACAGGGAAGTTGGTTTGGCTGCTCAAATGAGAGAAAAACACATTTTGAGGATTCAAACTGTGCTTTGTGACATGCTCATGAGAGACTCCCCTATAGCCATTGTTTCCCAATCACCTAATGTAATGGACCTGATTAAGTGCGATGGTGCTGCGCTCATTTTTAATAGCAAAGTATGGCTACTTGGTAATACTCCAACAGAGGAACAGCTTAAAGATTtatcacagtggcttgttgatCACCATGGCTCCACTAAAGGATTCAGTACTGACAGCCTTAAAGAAGCTGGTTATCCTAGTGCTTCACAACTTGGGGATGCAGTCTGTGGGATGGTTGCAGTTAGAATAACTTCAAAAGATATCCTGTTTTGGTTTAGGTCTCATACAGCAAAGGAAGTAAAATGGGGTGGTGCAAAACATGACCCTGTTGACACTGATGATAGAAGAAAGATGCATCCAAGATCATCATTTAATGCTTTCTTAGAGGTGGTCAAGTGGAGAAGTCTACCTTGGGAAGACATGGAAATGGATGCTATCCATTCATTACAGCTCATATTAAGAGGATTATTGAAGGATAGTGCTACAAATGATTCAAAAACCATAACAAACAATTCAAAAATGATTGTGAATGTGCCCGGAGTTGATAACTCACTAGTGAATCAACTCCAAACTGTCACTGGTGAAATAATTCGTCTCATTGAAACAGCTGCTGTCCCTATTTTCTCTGTGGACGTGTTTGGTGTCATTAATGGATGGAATGTCAAAATGACTGAGATAACTGGTTTACTTATAGAGAAAGCAGTTGGGTTACCTTTGATTGATGTTGTGGCTGATGAAACAGTTGGAAAAATTAAAAACCTGCTCTCCTTGGCTGTACAAG GCATAGAAGAGAAAGATGTCGAAGTAAGATTAAGAACGTTTGGTTCCCTGGGAAAAAATGAAAAGGGTAATCCTGTTATATTAGTAAATGCATGTTGTAGTCGGGATACAAATGAAAATGTGACAGGAATTTGCTTTATCGGGCAAGATGTTACTTTACAGAAAAGCATCATGGACAAATATACTCAACTGCAGGGTGATTATACTGGAATTGTGAGGAACCATAATCATCTTATTCCCCCAATATTTATGATGGATGAGCAAGGTTTGTGCTTGGAGTGGAATGGTGCAATGGAGAAACTATCTGGTTTTGGAAAAGAGGAAGTCATAGGTAGGATGCTTCTTGGAGAGGTTTTCACTACTGAAAGTAACGGTTGTCAGGTCAAAGATCACGACACCTTAATCAAACTCAGGATACTTCTAAATCAAATAATTGGGGGTCAGGATGCAGATAAAGTGTGTTTTATGTTCTCAGATCGGCATGGTAAATGTATTGATACATTGCTCTCTGCAAGTCCACGGGCTGATCCTGATGGAAAGGTCACTGGAGTTTTGTGTTTTCTCCATTTACCTAGTCCAGAACTTCAATATACCATGCATTTGCAGAGCATTTCGAAAAAAGCGGCTGAGAATACCCTACATAAGTTGGAGTATTTTCGTGAACAGATCAAAAGTCCAATACAAGGGATGCTATTTACTCGCAATTTAGTGGAGTCATTTGAGCTGAATGGAGGGCAAAAGCAATTGATGGTAACGAGAGCATTGTGTGAAGATCAGTTAATGAAGATAACTGAGGACACTGATATCCCAAGTATTGAGGAAGG TTACATGGAAACCAAAACTGCTAAATTCAATCTTGCGGAAGTTCTTGAGGCTGTAATGAGTCAGGTAACACCCTTTAGCCAGGAAAGCCAAGTGCAGCTCATGCGCAATTCACCTGCTGGTTTGTCCTCTATGTATCTGGATGGAGACAATTTGAGGCTACAACAAGTCCTTTCAGACTTTTTGGCAGTTGCTATCCGTTTTACCCCTGCATGTAGTGAATCCTCTGTTATGTTCATGGTGAATCCTAGAAGGGAATCTCTAGGGAAAACAATGCAGCTTCTTCGTGTTGAATTTAG GATTATACATCCATCCCCAGGGATCCCAGAAGATCTTATTAAAGAGATGTTCCACCGTAGCACAGGCATGTCAAGAGAAGGACTGGGCTTGTACATTAGCCACAAGCTTGTGAGAATCATGAATGGCACTCTACAATATCTTAGGGGAGAAGATCACTCATCTTTCGTCATTCACCTAGAATTTCCACTCGTCCAAGATATTGGCCACAAGTGA
- the LOC110794083 gene encoding F-box protein CPR1, whose product MDLYLPNEILFQILIRLPVKALVRFRCVSKFWYSRIGKSKFMLSHLHHNQVANSNVLFRKYLSDCKTEIYSLHSDNQEFQEIETLDFPFKCADNYFSIIGCVNGLICLWDKISTALVFWNPSIRKYVTLPKFSLEPAMKMNKRMRLHWNPTVVRDMCFGFGYDALSNDYKAIRMIFYEETDELGNDAVKCSVSVFTLLRRSWRSLDYNAPLRMYSRSCNVGGFVYRLTTVIGDNRLEIVSFDLSTEVFTEMACPDEVRFVARCTPELTIYCDSLALLHEWDYKRYHIWVMKEDDGAKSWMKLFSVDLDGGVSGQRIVGFSMKGLMLVVGEGNLLVSPAEKDAQVVKYVPHVPQSAWHVESYQGSLVLLKEPNRE is encoded by the coding sequence ATGGATTTATATTTGCCCAACGAGATTCTGTTCCAGATACTGATCAGGTTACCTGTGAAAGCTCTGGTTCGATTCAGGTGTGTTTCCAAATTTTGGTATTCTCGAATTGGCAAATCCAAATTCATGCTTTCACATCTACATCATAATCAGGTTGCTAACTCTAATGTTTTGTTTAGGAAATACTTGTCGGATTGTAAGACGGAAATTTATAGTTTACATTCTGATAATCAAGAATTTCAGGAAATTGAAACCCTAGATTTCCCATTTAAGTGTGCTGATAATTATTTCTCAATTATAGGGTGTGTTAATGGTTTGATCTGTTTATGGGATAAAATTTCCACTGCCCTGGTGTTTTGGAATCCTTCCATTAGAAAATATGTCACTCTTCCTAAGTTTAGTTTGGAACCAGCcatgaaaatgaataaaagaatgAGATTACACTGGAATCCTACAGTAGTTCGTGATATGTGTTTCGGGTTTGGGTATGATGCTTTGTCAAATGACTACAAAGCTATAAGGATGATTTTCTATGAGGAGACAGATGAATTGGGTAATGATGCAGTTAAATGTTCAGTTTCCGTGTTCACCCTCCTAAGAAGATCGTGGAGGAGCCTTGATTATAATGCTCCGTTGCGTATGTACTCTCGTTCATGTAATGTGGGCGGCTTTGTGTATCGATTAACAACGGTGATAGGGGACAACCGGTTGGAGATTGTGTCCTTTGATTTGAGTACTGAGGTGTTTACGGAGATGGCATGTCCTGATGAAGTTAGATTTGTGGCCCGGTGTACACCAGAGTTAACAATTTATTGTGACTCTCTTGCTCTACTCCATGAGTGGGATTACAAGCGATATCACATATGGGTTATGAAAGAGGATGATGGGGCTAAGTCGTGGATGAAGCTATTCTCAGTAGACCTTGATGGAGGTGTATCAGGGCAGCGTATAGTTGGGTTTAGTATGAAAGGACTAATGCTTGTGGTAGGGGAAGGTAACTTGTTAGTTTCGCCCGCTGAGAAGGATGCTCAAGTTGTAAAGTATGTGCCTCATGTCCCTCAATCTGCATGGCATGTGGAGTCGTACCAAGGGAGTTTAGTTCTGCTCAAGGAACCAAATAGGGAATAA